The Rhinatrema bivittatum chromosome 10, aRhiBiv1.1, whole genome shotgun sequence DNA segment TTCCAGTGAAACCAGTGAGTTAGTACAGGACACAGGCATGCTTACAGCTCCTGTGTCATGCACAGGTGAGGTTGCATGCTCCAAACAGCTGCTACCAATACTATACACTGCATCACAGGTCCAAGGTGGAAAACCACCCTGGATctggtattctccaaggacaagcaggatcatAGTCCTCACAACGGGATGACATCGGATGGAAAAGTTttatttctagaaactttgcctggcacactgagcattctCCTAACTATGCATCCACAcagaggtccctcttcagtctctccttttTCGGCACAATGAAATAGATCGAGTAGTAACGCCTGCGCCTGAGTTCTCCGGCTGGAACTGGAACTATCGTGCCAAGGTCTTGTAAGCGCATCAGGGTCTCGTGTACCGCTTGTCTCTTGACGGCACGCGCATGGGGAAACCATGATGCGGTCGTGGATcggccgtgcaaaatctaaagcgtagccgtgttcgATTATgcttaggacccattgatccgatgttacTGTGCTCCACTCCAGGAATAaggacagcctgccccctatctTCGGAACCAAGGAACGAACCGGCCGCACTTCATTGTGAGGGCTTGGGGGCCCCCATGAGACTGAGGGGCTCCTTCTCTGGAGGGCTGCCGGCCTCAAAAGGACTGGGGCCATTGTATTTGGACGGTTTTGAGCCTGTGGATCGATCAGGAGGAGCGAAAAACGGTCTATCCCCCTGAAATCTTGCTCTCTGAGGAAAAGAGCCTCTCGCCctgggcctgtcctccggcaggccCAGGGCGAGTGACTTGATCGTATTGTCCAATTGCTGTCTAAACAACAACCTGGCCCTTGAGCTACTGATGGTGAGAGTGCGAGAGCCCTGCGATCACCTCCAGTGTGTAGCTAAAGCATCCTCAAACCCTCTGCTTCTGAGCCTCAAATAGCAGGGgcgatggtcccaccaggacctgacaacgCCCTGGGAGGCTAAAAGGGGAACTGGTCTAAGATAAAAACCTGACTCTGCACTAGCCAGccatacagggaaaaaaaaaaaccagactacGAGACTCCAGGGAAGCACCTCttccacctactggagacagaaaatactgacaCTCTAGGTGGCAACTCGGGGGTATACGACAGAGACCACAGAAATTGGTCTGTCTtcacctgctggaggggaggtaaaacccaggaggctgggcttgatccgggtacgtacagggactACGCATCCACAGgggtggtccctcttcagtctctttttggtGAGCTGTTCCCATGTGGTGCAGGAGCtcactgttgttttttttcctaaaacattttttttcttcgcTTCTATACATCTGCTAGGGTCCCTCTTCCTCTTTTCAGAGATCGATGAGTTTCCTTCACTGTCAATTGCTGACGGGTGTTGCCTCAGATACCTGTACAGCCATCGACCATGTGTTTGCCTTTTTCTGATTGCATCGTCCAGTTTCCCGCCAGTGAATTATGTCCCTCACagacaaccccccacccccctaataTATGCAGTCTGTGTCCTTTTCCTGGGACCCTCCCACAATGTCTGCATTTGTGATTTTTGTGTCCAAATTAAGCCAAAGGGTTGCAAGGCCCCTTCAACAAAAATTAAGTGTGCAGGAGCCCAAGCCTTCGGAACAATTCCCAGCATCAGTGACCTCTGCACTGCTTCCTAAGGAGGCCCAGGCCCTGCCCCTGGCCCCAAGTTCTCCTACACCTGTTGAGAAGCCTGCTTCTGAGGTAGGTGCAGGAGACACGTCTCTTCCTGCTCCTATTCAgcttcctccccatctcccttGGTTTTGGGGAAAGATCACGGGGACCCAGCAGGAGAGGTCTAGGCAACATTGACATTTTtctcctcttttaaaaaaaaaaaaaaaaatatcctgagGGCATTGACCTCGATGCCTCCATGAAGTGGTGGAGGCCGGGCGCtggatgtccttttgtggattataaacaggaaacagtaagattaaatggacaattttctcagtggagaggggtaggcagtggagtgccttagggatctggaCTAGGACCCATGCGTTTCAATATAGGAAACTTGATCACATCCCACCCTTGCTCACTGCACTGACTGCCTGAATCTATTATAAAAGTCCTAGTGTTAATATTTGAAACATTCATTCCATAGGTGTTAATATTACAAACCAAACACACCATACCccacactaagatctcaaaataaaggactattgactgttccTATACTATGGAGTACACATCTGCCCCACGTAAGATGTCTTGGAATTCTCTCTCTGAGATGCTCTGTTAATACCAGTAGAAAGATTTAAACAAGACCTAAAATATGCCTATTCACTAACAAGAAACAGAGGTATTACATAGAAAAAGAGCAAAATCTAGTCTCCCCaacaagcttcccaaggtagtaactgaaGTTccgagtaacctgcatggagcggcaattaccacccttaacagcaGGCATGGGCATAGAGGTGGATAATCGGACCCAACCCGCATTACAACCATAACTAACTTCCGGGGCAGCCAGGATGGACCATCTTGCTCTTTATCAGGCCGCGACTTTTACTGACTCGGCCTATATGTGCTATATCATGTACTATGTTAAAAACACCTAAATCTTCTTTTTTAGCcgggcaggctgctggagctctGCATTACTTGCAATTGAACAGTTTAATTTTCTCTTTACAATGCTCACTCTACTTGATCTCTCACAAGAACCAACCTCCACCCTCCACTTTTGTTTGGCCACGCTGGTGTGAGGGAGAAGGTGGCACCGAAGGGGTTAACAAGCAGCCCGGCCCCTCTGCGTAGCCAAGGCAGCCCTCTGACGCCGAGATGACGTAAGCCCGTCCAGCGTCTCGCGCGACTTTGGCCTATCAAACGGACCCGGGAGCCTTTGCGCTTCCTCTTTGCAGCCAGCGCCGGAAGATGGGTGAGCAATGGTGGCCGTGCTGCGCCGGAGCGTCGGTGGCCATCCGCCGCCATCCTCCGTCCCGATGGGGCGCAAGCTGGCAGCGAAGAGCCCCGCTGGCGCGCTGCTGCTCGCTCCCCGCTGAGTGTGGATGATGAGGCTTTTCTATTGCTGCATTTAGCCGAAGGCAGGCTGTGGAAATCCCTTGGAGAGCTGAGCACTCGGGGGCCGggctggtgggagggaggggagtgcagGGCCGGGTCCCTGGCGGTTctctcagcctgcttctgcctcctctccccaggTATCTCACGGGATAACTGGCACAAGCGCCGCAAGGACGGAGGGCAAGAGGAAGCCCCTACCACAAGAAGAGGAAGTACGAGCTGGGGCGGGCCCGCCGCCAACACCAAGGTAGCAGCTCAATGGCGGCTAAACACCGAACGGCTCCTAGTAGGCCAGGCCCGGCTAATACCTGCCGCCCCGGGGATGTGGCTGGCTCTGAGTGGAAATCGCAGCAGAGCCGGCGGTGGCCCTGAAGGAGGATGGCCGGCTCGCCAGGCAGTGCAAATGATGAAGATGTGACCTTAGGCGGGGGTTGGGCCGTCTTGGTCCCCCGTGGTCCTCCTGCCAGTGCTAGGCCTGTCATAGTTACTCTGATTGCATTGCCTTGGCTAATGGAAATACATTCATCTTGGGCTTTCCACCAGCGCtgcttttctttatcttttttttttctgttttctgtttagATCGGTCCCCGTCGTATTCACACTGTTAGAGTTCGTGGTGGCAACAAGAAATACAGAGCTCTGAGGTTGGATGCTGGGAACTTCTCCTGGGGCTCTGAGTGTAAGTGCACTAAGATGGTTTCTTAATGAATTAAGGATTCCCAGGTTTGTCTGTTACAGTAGAGACTGAACTTCAACTTGTAATCATTCTCTGCATTCTTTTGGCACCACATTTATAAATCTTCATGCCAATAAGGTTCCCTAAACCTGTGTGCTGGACTGTTCAGTTGACTTTAAAAGAATGTAGGCACACCCCCCATTTCAAGCCTCAAACAGCTTGGTTCTCCCAGGCATGGAACAGATACTCATCTTTGTCTGGTTTCATGCTGTTATTAGAAAACAGCTTGTCTGACACagtactcttaaaaaaaaaaaaaaaaccaaacttctgAATCCCCCCATTTTTTcaagcatttcaaagcagattacattcataaactaagtatttccctatccccaaagggtttACAATGTAAACTTGAGACAGTAGGGATTGCAAaagtaaccttgggcaagtcacaaggagcagcaatgggattttttttttaatttatattccggcCCTCAGACATTTAAGAGTGGAttattatattcaggtactgatttgaaccctggctttgcTGATTCACAccccgctgctctaaccagtaggctgcTACTCCATTCCTGTTTCATGTCTCTAGCATGCACACTTGCAGCCATTAAGCGCCATCAGCCACAGGCATTTGCAGTTAACTAGGCTGAGCCAGGCTATGACAGTAAAAGTCTTGTGGTTAGAGCTGTGAGCCAGGAGTGTGAATGAAGTTTGTGCTGTTGCTTCCTGAATTGTACCTTCTCTCCAGTGGGGGTGTTTAtgtgtagcttgcactgctgctactTGTGCTGTACCCTGTTCTCTGGGACAGTGTACGTGACAGGTGAGCCTgcattgctgctgctgtctgtggaTGAATGGAGGATTAAATTtgctaaaatttatttttataatattttaaatataaattacTCTCTCTTTTGTTTTAAACTGGTCACACACTTCCAAGAAACAGAACCTAGTGGAGTTAATTTTTTTCTAAGGTTTTTCTTGGTAATTTCCAATACAAGGGAATCATAATTaggaatcttcatttttttttcatggaattaATTAGTGTGTATAACAAACTGGAGAAATTCAGTGGGGAAAAATGATCATTTTTTCCAggtaatattttaaaaaggaaggAATAGGAAAAGGTGGCAATTGTAGGGATGCATAAAGAAATGGGCAGAGCTTGAATTTTGGAATAGACATGGCGATGCCTATGTACTCAGTACTAAGGGCCTAGAAGAATATGGCACAAGTGGagcagtggaggtggcatctAATGAATAAAAGATAAGTAGCAAATCCTTCTCCCACCATGAGTTCCTGGCTACCATGGCTGACCTCTGGTAGAGCCTGGTAGGCATGTGTGGCTGAATGGACCTGATTTGCAGGCATCAGTTGCTCTGGTGGTAATCTGTCTGTGTCTTACATGCAAAGTATTAGTATTCCCTGATAATGCAAGGGATGCTTAGGTAACATTGACAGATCAAATCCTGTCCTAACCCATCTCTCCTCTTAGGTTGCACTCGTAAGACCAGAATTATTGATGTGGTTTACAACGCATCCAACAATGAGCTGGTGAGAACCAAGACACTCGTGAAGAACTGCATCGTTCAGATCGACAGCACCCCTTACAGACAATGGTACGAGGCTCACTATGCCTTGCCCCTTGGACGCAAGAAGGGAGCTAAGCTGGTGCGTACACGGTAGGCTGTGGTACAGGAGAAACTGCTCTATTATCTGTGGGGTCTGCAGGTTTAGTGCTGATACTTGTGGAAACTGcttttctactttctttttatCCTGGGGTTTTCTGTCATTCTCGCATACCTGTAGCTCAGCCATTGCCAGCCCTGAATGACCCAAGAAGCATGAGTTGTCTCTCATCGTGCTGGACTAGTAGCCTGCTCGAAAGGCAGGGTATGATTCAATTGAACACTCTTTTCTGGTCCTCCTGCTTAAACGGTTCTCCCTCACATCACAGAACATCCTGGAATACTTAATGAGTGTTCAGTTCTGCCCGCTCTGCTTACAGATGGCCTGGAGTCTCTTAGCCTGCTAGGAATACTGAGGGTGTCCATTAACCTTGGTGTTTGGTATCCTGCTCACATCAGAGTGtcggggcatgttgggggcacaGGAagactggtgggggtgggggctcaGATCCACACCCATCAGCCTTTTAGTTCTCTCTGGAATTTCTTATTAAatatggatttggattttagaattAACTACTCGCCTTTTCCAAATCTTAAGCACAGGTTGAGTTAAAATTCGGGTGCAATGGTTATTTATAACAGGGAATTCAATAAGAtgcatttccctgtacgtaccggatcagtccagactcctgggttttgcctccgcaccagcagatggagacagagcaagacttgtcAGGTTCTGCCCTATTATACCAGGTGCCACCCACACCCTGTcggtattactctgtctccagcagatggtcggGTGCTTCTCCCACTGTctgatttgatttaaaaaaaaaaaggggggggggaggtgctgaGGGTAGTCAGGTTTTTTCTGGAGTGTGGCTTTCtttcctcattaaaaaaaaaaaaaaagagggaaaagaagaaaaagcagctgCTTGCTCAGCTGGTCCTTcgctcccagggggttgtcaggtcctgaggggaccaccccccctgGTCGAGCACTTGCTGGGGCTAAGGGTCGAGGAACCTGGGTTCGTGTACTGCCCagccggggtgataccggggagcccggctcactcaccccggCCGGACCACTTCAGAATCATGGCGAAGGACAgctccaggtaaaaaaaaaaaaaaaaaaagaggagcagttccctgtacttacccggat contains these protein-coding regions:
- the RPS8 gene encoding LOW QUALITY PROTEIN: 40S ribosomal protein S8 (The sequence of the model RefSeq protein was modified relative to this genomic sequence to represent the inferred CDS: deleted 3 bases in 2 codons) produces the protein MGISRDNWHKRRKDGGQEEPYHKKRKYELGRPAANTKIGPRRIHTVRVRGGNKKYRALRLDAGNFSWGSECCTRKTRIIDVVYNASNNELVRTKTLVKNCIVQIDSTPYRQWYEAHYALPLGRKKGAKLTPEEEEILNKKRSKKIQKKYDERKKTAKISSLLEEQFQQGKLLGCIASRPGQCGRADGYILEGKELEFYQRKIKAKKGK